One genomic window of Halictus rubicundus isolate RS-2024b chromosome 12, iyHalRubi1_principal, whole genome shotgun sequence includes the following:
- the LOC143359670 gene encoding mediator of RNA polymerase II transcription subunit 22, with protein sequence MAAQRALPQSKEALLKSYTTRLKDDVKSMLENFEEIIKLAKGESDSQLSRMTQCEQDTYEMHVRAANIVRAGESLMKLVSDIKQYLILNDFPSVNEAIGQNSKLFRTKQAECDQKLASLRDDMAADLYDLEEEYYTSIYK encoded by the exons ATGGCGGCTCAGCGAGCACTGCCGCAGAGCAAGGAAGCTTTGCTGAAATCGTACACGACGAGATTAAAGGACGATGTGAAGTCTATGCTGGAAAACTTTGAGG AGATTATAAAGCTGGCCAAAGGCGAGAGCGACTCGCAGCTATCGCGCATGACACAATGCGAGCAGGACACTTATGAGATGCATGTCAGAGCAGCAAACATTGTGCGCGCTGGTGAATCTCTGATGAAACTGGTCTCCGATATAAAGCAGTATTTGATACTGAACGATTTCCCCTCTGTAAACGAAGCCATAGGACAAAACAGCAAACTGTTCAGAACGAAACAGGCGGAGTGCGACCAGAAACTGGCATCCTTACGGGACGATATGGCTGCTGACCTGTACGATCTAGAGGAGGAGTACTACACGTCGATATACAAATGA
- the Gaba-b-r1 gene encoding gamma-aminobutyric acid type B receptor subunit 1 isoform X2 has translation MLELLVIVLASTSVIEGSLPPDDEDNDNVLHIGGIFPIAGEGGWQGGQACMPAVNLALDDVNREKNLLPGFTLKLHSNDSECEPGLGAAVMYNLLYHSPNKLMLLAGCSTVCTTVAEAAKMWNMVVLCYGASSPALSDRNRFPTLFRTHPSATVHNPTRIKLLQKFGWSRVAILQQAEEVFISTVEDLESRCKEAGIEIVTRQSFLSDPSDAVRNLRRQDARIIVGLFYVVAARRVLCELYHQNLYGKTYVWFFIGWYEDNWFEVNLDKEGIPCTKEQMQMAAEGHLTTEALMWNQNNDTTISGMTSEDFRQRLNKMLKEDGYDIDNNRYPEGYQEAPLAYDAVWSVALAFNKSMEKLSKQGKSLKNFVYKDKEIANEIYSAINSTQFLGVSGYVAFSSQGDRIALTQIEQMIDGKYVKLGYYDTQSDNLTWRNMERWIGGKVPQDRTIVRTVLRTVSLPLFICMGTISSVGIVIAIGLIIFNIWNRHRSVIMTSHPVCNTIMLVGVIACFVSVFLLGIDGRFVSEWEYQSVCQARAWMLSTGFTLAFGAMFSKVWRVHRLTTKTKADQAKKKIQPWKLYTMVSGLLAMDIVLLICWQVLDPLQRKMETFPLESSPFGDDDARIRPELEHCESAHNNVWLGLVYSYKGIILVFGLFLAYETRSIKVKQINDSRYVGMSIYNVVVLCLITAPVTMVIASQQDASFAFVALAIIFCCFLSMALIFVPKMIEVIRHPKDKAESKNNTDVGMAKEDEEKYQKLLKENDELQKLIAAKEEKIKVLKQMLAERDALKGGSGNLPKDSLIVADFVTGEGTSDSAIGGGISVYTRSSRASASDYEFSESYS, from the exons ATGTTGGAGCTGCTCGTGATAGTACTGGCGTCGACGAGCGTGATCGAGGGTTCGTTACCACCCGACGACGAGGACAATGACAATGTGTTGCACATCGGCGGCATTTTCCCGATAGCGGGGGAGGGCGGATGGCAGGGAGGTCAG GCGTGCATGCCAGCGGTGAACCTGGCCTTGGACGATGTCAACCGCGAGAAGAACCTGTTACCGGGCTTCACGCTCAAGCTGCACTCCAACGACAGCGAG TGCGAGCCAGGACTCGGCGCCGCGGTGATGTACAACTTGTTGTACCATAGTCCGAACAAGCTGATGCTGCTGGCAGGATGCAGCACGGTCTGCACCACCGTCGCCGAAGCGGCGAAAATGTGGAACATGGTGGTG CTCTGCTACGGTGCATCGTCCCCGGCGCTGTCCGACCGGAACAGGTTCCCGACGCTGTTCAGAACGCACCCGTCGGCCACGGTGCACAACCCGACGAGAATCAAACTGTTGCAAAAGTTCGGCTGGTCTCGGGTAGCGATCCTGCAGCAGGCCGAAGAAGTGTTCATATCT ACCGTAGAAGATTTAGAGTCCCGCTGCAAAGAGGCGGGGATAGAAATAGTCACGCGCCAGAGCTTTCTGTCGGACCCGTCGGACGCGGTTCGAAACCTTCGGCGTCAGGACGCCAGGATCATCGTGGGCCTCTTCTACGTGGTAGCCGCGAGAAGGGTCCTCTGCGAGTTGTACCATCAGAATTTGTACGGGAAGACCTACGTGTGGTTCTTCATCGGATGGTACGAGGACAACTGGTTCGAAGTGAACCTGGACAAGGAGGGCATCCCCTGCACCAAGGAGCAGATGCAGATGGCCGCCGAGGGACACCTGACCACGGAGGCGCTCATGTGGAATCAAAACAACGACACGACGATCAGCGGCATGACCTCCGAGGACTTCCGGCAACGATTGAACAAGATGCTGAAGGAGGATGGCTACGATATCGATAACAACCGGTACCCCGAAGGGTATCAGGAAGCGCCGCTTGCCTACGATGCGGTTTGGTCGGTCGCGCTAG CTTTCAACAAATCCATGGAGAAGCTGAGCAAGCAGGGTAAGAGCCTGAAGAACTTCGTCTACAAGGACAAGGAGATCGCGAACGAGATCTACTCGGCCATCAACTCGACGCAGTTCCTCGGCGTATCT GGATACGTCGCGTTTAGCTCCCAAGGCGACAGAATCGCATTGACCCAAATCGAGCAGATGATCGATGGGAAGTACGTCAAGTTAGGCTACTACGATACCCAGAGCGACAATCTGACTTGGAGGAACATGGAACGATGGATCGGTGGCAAGGTTCCGCAGGACAGGACTATTGTCAGAACGGTTCTTAGGACGGTCTCTCTGCCGTTGTTCATTTGCATGGGCACCATATCCTCGGTGGGGATCGTCATAGCCATCGGTctaattattttcaacatttgGAACAGGCACAGAAG CGTTATCATGACGTCCCATCCGGTGTGCAACACGATCATGCTGGTGGGGGTGATCGCGTGTTTCGTGTCGGTGTTTCTATTAGGGATCGACGGCCGATTCGTCTCCGAATGGGAGTACCAGTCGGTTTGCCAAGCCCGCGCCTGGATGTTGTCCACGGGCTTCACGTTGGCGTTCGGCGCCATGTTCAGCAAAGTGTGGCGGGTCCACAGGCTCACGACCAAAACGAAAGCGGATCAGGCGAAG AAGAAAATACAACCGTGGAAGCTGTACACGATGGTAAGTGGGCTGCTCGCGATGGACATCGTGCTGCTGATCTGCTGGCAGGTGCTGGACCCTCTGCAAAGGAAGATGGAGACTTTCCCGTTGGAGTCATCTCCGTTCGGTGATGACGACGCGAGGATCAGGCCGGAGCTGGAACACTGCGAGAGCGCGCACAATAACGTTTGGCTCG GTTTGGTTTACAGCTACAAGGGGATCATCCTCGTGTTCGGCCTCTTCCTGGCCTACGAGACGCGCAGCATCAAGGTGAAGCAGATCAACGACTCCAGATACGTCGGCATGTCGATATACAATGTGGTCGTGTTGTGCTTGATCACCGCGCCGGTCACAATGGTCATCGCCAGCCAGCAGGATGCCAGCTTCGCTTTCGTTGCGCTAGCAATCATTTTCTGCTGCTTCCTCAGCATGGCGTTGATCTTTGTGCCGAAGATGATAGAGGTGATCAGGCACCCGAAGGACAAGGCCGAGTCCAAGAACAACACCGACGTCGGCATGGCGAAGGAGGACGAGGAGAAGTACCAGAAGCTGCTCAAGGAGAACGACGAGCTTCAGAAGCTTATCGCCGCG AAAGAGGAGAAGATCAAGGTGCTGAAGCAGATGCTGGCCGAAAGGGACGCGCTGAAGGGTGGCAGCGGCAACCTTCCGAAGGACTCGCTGATCGTCGCCGATTTCGTGACCGGTGAAGGCACTTCGGACAGCGCGATCGGTGGGGGCATTTCCGTTTACACACGCTCGTCGCGAGCTTCAGCCTCCGACTACGAATTCTCCGAATCGTACTCGTAG
- the Gaba-b-r1 gene encoding gamma-aminobutyric acid type B receptor subunit 1 isoform X1, giving the protein MLELLVIVLASTSVIEGSLPPDDEDNDNVLHIGGIFPIAGEGGWQGGQACMPAVNLALDDVNREKNLLPGFTLKLHSNDSECEPGLGAAVMYNLLYHSPNKLMLLAGCSTVCTTVAEAAKMWNMVVLCYGASSPALSDRNRFPTLFRTHPSATVHNPTRIKLLQKFGWSRVAILQQAEEVFISTVEDLESRCKEAGIEIVTRQSFLSDPSDAVRNLRRQDARIIVGLFYVVAARRVLCELYHQNLYGKTYVWFFIGWYEDNWFEVNLDKEGIPCTKEQMQMAAEGHLTTEALMWNQNNDTTISGMTSEDFRQRLNKMLKEDGYDIDNNRYPEGYQEAPLAYDAVWSVALAFNKSMEKLSKQGKSLKNFVYKDKEIANEIYSAINSTQFLGVSGYVAFSSQGDRIALTQIEQMIDGKYVKLGYYDTQSDNLTWRNMERWIGGKVPQDRTIVRTVLRTVSLPLFICMGTISSVGIVIAIGLIIFNIWNRHRSVIMTSHPVCNTIMLVGVIACFVSVFLLGIDGRFVSEWEYQSVCQARAWMLSTGFTLAFGAMFSKVWRVHRLTTKTKADQAKLFMAKQKVSSIQKKIQPWKLYTMVSGLLAMDIVLLICWQVLDPLQRKMETFPLESSPFGDDDARIRPELEHCESAHNNVWLGLVYSYKGIILVFGLFLAYETRSIKVKQINDSRYVGMSIYNVVVLCLITAPVTMVIASQQDASFAFVALAIIFCCFLSMALIFVPKMIEVIRHPKDKAESKNNTDVGMAKEDEEKYQKLLKENDELQKLIAAKEEKIKVLKQMLAERDALKGGSGNLPKDSLIVADFVTGEGTSDSAIGGGISVYTRSSRASASDYEFSESYS; this is encoded by the exons ATGTTGGAGCTGCTCGTGATAGTACTGGCGTCGACGAGCGTGATCGAGGGTTCGTTACCACCCGACGACGAGGACAATGACAATGTGTTGCACATCGGCGGCATTTTCCCGATAGCGGGGGAGGGCGGATGGCAGGGAGGTCAG GCGTGCATGCCAGCGGTGAACCTGGCCTTGGACGATGTCAACCGCGAGAAGAACCTGTTACCGGGCTTCACGCTCAAGCTGCACTCCAACGACAGCGAG TGCGAGCCAGGACTCGGCGCCGCGGTGATGTACAACTTGTTGTACCATAGTCCGAACAAGCTGATGCTGCTGGCAGGATGCAGCACGGTCTGCACCACCGTCGCCGAAGCGGCGAAAATGTGGAACATGGTGGTG CTCTGCTACGGTGCATCGTCCCCGGCGCTGTCCGACCGGAACAGGTTCCCGACGCTGTTCAGAACGCACCCGTCGGCCACGGTGCACAACCCGACGAGAATCAAACTGTTGCAAAAGTTCGGCTGGTCTCGGGTAGCGATCCTGCAGCAGGCCGAAGAAGTGTTCATATCT ACCGTAGAAGATTTAGAGTCCCGCTGCAAAGAGGCGGGGATAGAAATAGTCACGCGCCAGAGCTTTCTGTCGGACCCGTCGGACGCGGTTCGAAACCTTCGGCGTCAGGACGCCAGGATCATCGTGGGCCTCTTCTACGTGGTAGCCGCGAGAAGGGTCCTCTGCGAGTTGTACCATCAGAATTTGTACGGGAAGACCTACGTGTGGTTCTTCATCGGATGGTACGAGGACAACTGGTTCGAAGTGAACCTGGACAAGGAGGGCATCCCCTGCACCAAGGAGCAGATGCAGATGGCCGCCGAGGGACACCTGACCACGGAGGCGCTCATGTGGAATCAAAACAACGACACGACGATCAGCGGCATGACCTCCGAGGACTTCCGGCAACGATTGAACAAGATGCTGAAGGAGGATGGCTACGATATCGATAACAACCGGTACCCCGAAGGGTATCAGGAAGCGCCGCTTGCCTACGATGCGGTTTGGTCGGTCGCGCTAG CTTTCAACAAATCCATGGAGAAGCTGAGCAAGCAGGGTAAGAGCCTGAAGAACTTCGTCTACAAGGACAAGGAGATCGCGAACGAGATCTACTCGGCCATCAACTCGACGCAGTTCCTCGGCGTATCT GGATACGTCGCGTTTAGCTCCCAAGGCGACAGAATCGCATTGACCCAAATCGAGCAGATGATCGATGGGAAGTACGTCAAGTTAGGCTACTACGATACCCAGAGCGACAATCTGACTTGGAGGAACATGGAACGATGGATCGGTGGCAAGGTTCCGCAGGACAGGACTATTGTCAGAACGGTTCTTAGGACGGTCTCTCTGCCGTTGTTCATTTGCATGGGCACCATATCCTCGGTGGGGATCGTCATAGCCATCGGTctaattattttcaacatttgGAACAGGCACAGAAG CGTTATCATGACGTCCCATCCGGTGTGCAACACGATCATGCTGGTGGGGGTGATCGCGTGTTTCGTGTCGGTGTTTCTATTAGGGATCGACGGCCGATTCGTCTCCGAATGGGAGTACCAGTCGGTTTGCCAAGCCCGCGCCTGGATGTTGTCCACGGGCTTCACGTTGGCGTTCGGCGCCATGTTCAGCAAAGTGTGGCGGGTCCACAGGCTCACGACCAAAACGAAAGCGGATCAGGCGAAG TTGTTCATGGCTAAACAAAAAGTTTCGTCCATACAGAAGAAAATACAACCGTGGAAGCTGTACACGATGGTAAGTGGGCTGCTCGCGATGGACATCGTGCTGCTGATCTGCTGGCAGGTGCTGGACCCTCTGCAAAGGAAGATGGAGACTTTCCCGTTGGAGTCATCTCCGTTCGGTGATGACGACGCGAGGATCAGGCCGGAGCTGGAACACTGCGAGAGCGCGCACAATAACGTTTGGCTCG GTTTGGTTTACAGCTACAAGGGGATCATCCTCGTGTTCGGCCTCTTCCTGGCCTACGAGACGCGCAGCATCAAGGTGAAGCAGATCAACGACTCCAGATACGTCGGCATGTCGATATACAATGTGGTCGTGTTGTGCTTGATCACCGCGCCGGTCACAATGGTCATCGCCAGCCAGCAGGATGCCAGCTTCGCTTTCGTTGCGCTAGCAATCATTTTCTGCTGCTTCCTCAGCATGGCGTTGATCTTTGTGCCGAAGATGATAGAGGTGATCAGGCACCCGAAGGACAAGGCCGAGTCCAAGAACAACACCGACGTCGGCATGGCGAAGGAGGACGAGGAGAAGTACCAGAAGCTGCTCAAGGAGAACGACGAGCTTCAGAAGCTTATCGCCGCG AAAGAGGAGAAGATCAAGGTGCTGAAGCAGATGCTGGCCGAAAGGGACGCGCTGAAGGGTGGCAGCGGCAACCTTCCGAAGGACTCGCTGATCGTCGCCGATTTCGTGACCGGTGAAGGCACTTCGGACAGCGCGATCGGTGGGGGCATTTCCGTTTACACACGCTCGTCGCGAGCTTCAGCCTCCGACTACGAATTCTCCGAATCGTACTCGTAG
- the Gaba-b-r1 gene encoding gamma-aminobutyric acid type B receptor subunit 1 isoform X3, which translates to MLELLVIVLASTSVIEGSLPPDDEDNDNVLHIGGIFPIAGEGGWQGGQACMPAVNLALDDVNREKNLLPGFTLKLHSNDSECEPGLGAAVMYNLLYHSPNKLMLLAGCSTVCTTVAEAAKMWNMVVLCYGASSPALSDRNRFPTLFRTHPSATVHNPTRIKLLQKFGWSRVAILQQAEEVFISTVEDLESRCKEAGIEIVTRQSFLSDPSDAVRNLRRQDARIIVGLFYVVAARRVLCELYHQNLYGKTYVWFFIGWYEDNWFEVNLDKEGIPCTKEQMQMAAEGHLTTEALMWNQNNDTTISGMTSEDFRQRLNKMLKEDGYDIDNNRYPEGYQEAPLAYDAVWSVALAFNKSMEKLSKQGKSLKNFVYKDKEIANEIYSAINSTQFLGVSGYVAFSSQGDRIALTQIEQMIDGKYVKLGYYDTQSDNLTWRNMERWIGGKVPQDRTIVRTVLRTVSLPLFICMGTISSVGIVIAIGLIIFNIWNRHRSVIMTSHPVCNTIMLVGVIACFVSVFLLGIDGRFVSEWEYQSVCQARAWMLSTGFTLAFGAMFSKVWRVHRLTTKTKADQAKLFMAKQKVSSIQKKIQPWKLYTMVSGLLAMDIVLLICWQVLDPLQRKMETFPLESSPFGDDDARIRPELEHCESAHNNVWLGLVYSYKGIILVFGLFLAYETRSIKVKQINDSRYVGMSIYNVVVLCLITAPVTMVIASQQDASFAFVALAIIFCCFLSMALIFVPKMIEVIRHPKDKAESKNNTDVGMAKEDEEKYQKLLKENDELQKLIAAKEEKIKVLKQMLAERDALKGGSGNLPKDSLIVADFVTGEGTSDSAIEADQVG; encoded by the exons ATGTTGGAGCTGCTCGTGATAGTACTGGCGTCGACGAGCGTGATCGAGGGTTCGTTACCACCCGACGACGAGGACAATGACAATGTGTTGCACATCGGCGGCATTTTCCCGATAGCGGGGGAGGGCGGATGGCAGGGAGGTCAG GCGTGCATGCCAGCGGTGAACCTGGCCTTGGACGATGTCAACCGCGAGAAGAACCTGTTACCGGGCTTCACGCTCAAGCTGCACTCCAACGACAGCGAG TGCGAGCCAGGACTCGGCGCCGCGGTGATGTACAACTTGTTGTACCATAGTCCGAACAAGCTGATGCTGCTGGCAGGATGCAGCACGGTCTGCACCACCGTCGCCGAAGCGGCGAAAATGTGGAACATGGTGGTG CTCTGCTACGGTGCATCGTCCCCGGCGCTGTCCGACCGGAACAGGTTCCCGACGCTGTTCAGAACGCACCCGTCGGCCACGGTGCACAACCCGACGAGAATCAAACTGTTGCAAAAGTTCGGCTGGTCTCGGGTAGCGATCCTGCAGCAGGCCGAAGAAGTGTTCATATCT ACCGTAGAAGATTTAGAGTCCCGCTGCAAAGAGGCGGGGATAGAAATAGTCACGCGCCAGAGCTTTCTGTCGGACCCGTCGGACGCGGTTCGAAACCTTCGGCGTCAGGACGCCAGGATCATCGTGGGCCTCTTCTACGTGGTAGCCGCGAGAAGGGTCCTCTGCGAGTTGTACCATCAGAATTTGTACGGGAAGACCTACGTGTGGTTCTTCATCGGATGGTACGAGGACAACTGGTTCGAAGTGAACCTGGACAAGGAGGGCATCCCCTGCACCAAGGAGCAGATGCAGATGGCCGCCGAGGGACACCTGACCACGGAGGCGCTCATGTGGAATCAAAACAACGACACGACGATCAGCGGCATGACCTCCGAGGACTTCCGGCAACGATTGAACAAGATGCTGAAGGAGGATGGCTACGATATCGATAACAACCGGTACCCCGAAGGGTATCAGGAAGCGCCGCTTGCCTACGATGCGGTTTGGTCGGTCGCGCTAG CTTTCAACAAATCCATGGAGAAGCTGAGCAAGCAGGGTAAGAGCCTGAAGAACTTCGTCTACAAGGACAAGGAGATCGCGAACGAGATCTACTCGGCCATCAACTCGACGCAGTTCCTCGGCGTATCT GGATACGTCGCGTTTAGCTCCCAAGGCGACAGAATCGCATTGACCCAAATCGAGCAGATGATCGATGGGAAGTACGTCAAGTTAGGCTACTACGATACCCAGAGCGACAATCTGACTTGGAGGAACATGGAACGATGGATCGGTGGCAAGGTTCCGCAGGACAGGACTATTGTCAGAACGGTTCTTAGGACGGTCTCTCTGCCGTTGTTCATTTGCATGGGCACCATATCCTCGGTGGGGATCGTCATAGCCATCGGTctaattattttcaacatttgGAACAGGCACAGAAG CGTTATCATGACGTCCCATCCGGTGTGCAACACGATCATGCTGGTGGGGGTGATCGCGTGTTTCGTGTCGGTGTTTCTATTAGGGATCGACGGCCGATTCGTCTCCGAATGGGAGTACCAGTCGGTTTGCCAAGCCCGCGCCTGGATGTTGTCCACGGGCTTCACGTTGGCGTTCGGCGCCATGTTCAGCAAAGTGTGGCGGGTCCACAGGCTCACGACCAAAACGAAAGCGGATCAGGCGAAG TTGTTCATGGCTAAACAAAAAGTTTCGTCCATACAGAAGAAAATACAACCGTGGAAGCTGTACACGATGGTAAGTGGGCTGCTCGCGATGGACATCGTGCTGCTGATCTGCTGGCAGGTGCTGGACCCTCTGCAAAGGAAGATGGAGACTTTCCCGTTGGAGTCATCTCCGTTCGGTGATGACGACGCGAGGATCAGGCCGGAGCTGGAACACTGCGAGAGCGCGCACAATAACGTTTGGCTCG GTTTGGTTTACAGCTACAAGGGGATCATCCTCGTGTTCGGCCTCTTCCTGGCCTACGAGACGCGCAGCATCAAGGTGAAGCAGATCAACGACTCCAGATACGTCGGCATGTCGATATACAATGTGGTCGTGTTGTGCTTGATCACCGCGCCGGTCACAATGGTCATCGCCAGCCAGCAGGATGCCAGCTTCGCTTTCGTTGCGCTAGCAATCATTTTCTGCTGCTTCCTCAGCATGGCGTTGATCTTTGTGCCGAAGATGATAGAGGTGATCAGGCACCCGAAGGACAAGGCCGAGTCCAAGAACAACACCGACGTCGGCATGGCGAAGGAGGACGAGGAGAAGTACCAGAAGCTGCTCAAGGAGAACGACGAGCTTCAGAAGCTTATCGCCGCG AAAGAGGAGAAGATCAAGGTGCTGAAGCAGATGCTGGCCGAAAGGGACGCGCTGAAGGGTGGCAGCGGCAACCTTCCGAAGGACTCGCTGATCGTCGCCGATTTCGTGACCGGTGAAGGCACTTCGGACAGCGCGATCG AAGCGGACCAGGTCGGCTGA